One genomic segment of Mesoterricola silvestris includes these proteins:
- a CDS encoding efflux RND transporter periplasmic adaptor subunit: protein MNRYLIPWTAVLLVACGRGKDPKPADARVPVAVAQPTHTLEFEQVTVSGTLSSPGNASTVAFLVPGRTLRVMPREGEPVRKGQVLAELDAENLRHALEAAHAQTEAAAAGARQAEQEFGRMKQLHDSRSLAPNDFAKFTAARDAAAQQLRQAQAGEAAARRNLDDARLVAPIGGYLSRRLVEPGVMVAPGQPAFEISPLDPVEVNVGVPETDVRLVKVGQAASVRVPALPGRFFQGRVKVVNVSADPATRTYMTRISVPNPGKELKLGMVAEVAISGTRKLDMLSLPMGAIVRDAQGATLVYQFFPDQGRVYSKRVEAGQVLGTRIQIRSGLLGTEPIVVAGQNGLRDGMDVRLAPEGK, encoded by the coding sequence ATGAACAGATACCTCATTCCCTGGACCGCGGTCCTCCTCGTGGCCTGCGGCCGCGGCAAGGATCCCAAGCCGGCCGACGCCCGGGTTCCCGTGGCCGTCGCCCAACCCACCCACACCCTGGAATTCGAGCAGGTGACCGTGAGCGGCACCCTCTCCTCCCCCGGCAACGCCTCCACGGTGGCCTTCCTGGTGCCGGGGCGCACCCTCCGTGTGATGCCCCGCGAAGGGGAGCCGGTGCGCAAGGGGCAGGTGCTGGCGGAACTGGACGCCGAGAACCTGCGCCATGCCCTGGAGGCGGCCCATGCCCAGACGGAGGCGGCCGCGGCCGGGGCCCGGCAGGCCGAGCAGGAGTTCGGGCGCATGAAGCAGCTCCACGATAGCCGGAGCCTGGCGCCCAACGACTTCGCCAAGTTCACGGCGGCCCGGGACGCGGCGGCCCAGCAGCTCAGGCAGGCCCAGGCCGGGGAGGCCGCGGCGCGCCGGAACCTGGACGACGCCCGGCTGGTGGCGCCCATTGGCGGCTACCTCTCCCGGCGCCTGGTGGAACCGGGGGTGATGGTGGCGCCGGGCCAGCCGGCCTTCGAGATCTCCCCCCTGGATCCGGTGGAAGTGAACGTGGGCGTGCCTGAAACCGATGTGCGCCTGGTGAAGGTGGGCCAGGCGGCCAGCGTGCGGGTGCCGGCCCTGCCGGGGCGGTTCTTCCAGGGGCGGGTGAAGGTGGTGAACGTTTCGGCGGACCCCGCCACCCGCACCTACATGACCCGCATCTCCGTGCCCAACCCCGGGAAGGAGCTCAAGCTGGGCATGGTGGCCGAGGTGGCCATCTCGGGCACCCGGAAGCTGGACATGCTCAGCCTGCCCATGGGGGCCATCGTGCGCGATGCCCAGGGGGCGACGCTGGTGTACCAGTTCTTCCCGGACCAAGGGCGCGTCTATTCCAAGCGGGTGGAGGCGGGCCAGGTGCTGGGCACCCGCATCCAGATCCGCTCGGGCCTCCTGGGCACCGAGCCCATCGTCGTGGCCGGGCAGAACGGCCTGCGGGACGGCATGGACGTGCGCCTCGCCCCCGAGGGGAAGTGA
- a CDS encoding STAS domain-containing protein, which produces MLRIHIETDAARVTLRLEGKLIDPWSAELFRVWMDLPRLPKAGGAVTIDLAAVSFVDAQGLATLGALQRLGCVLQGSGPFVTALLQELPHVPQG; this is translated from the coding sequence GTGCTGAGGATCCATATCGAGACCGATGCCGCGCGGGTGACCCTTCGTCTGGAAGGGAAGCTGATCGATCCCTGGAGCGCCGAACTGTTCCGGGTGTGGATGGACCTGCCCCGGCTCCCCAAGGCCGGCGGAGCCGTGACCATCGACCTGGCGGCCGTTTCCTTCGTGGACGCCCAGGGGCTGGCGACCCTGGGCGCGCTCCAGCGGCTCGGCTGCGTTCTCCAGGGCTCCGGCCCCTTCGTCACGGCCCTGCTCCAGGAGCTCCCCCATGTCCCCCAAGGCTGA
- a CDS encoding sigma 54-interacting transcriptional regulator, translating to MMVPLSPGGVSPRRRAWLARARRSAARLGELRSRVERLEAERDRQTLVLHINHLLLEHLDPEGLFVAISSALQERVHHDFIALTAVNDDLSQERLRLLDLPAMRGQYTVGEEIPEFLPVASKALNTGKVDILGPDRIATIQPPALARLMEREGIAATCHLPLLSRHRILGVLSFGSRKEGTFTGELLILLEEVARLVAVALDNALTFQGIRSNRDKLEEEKQYLEEEVRGTFATREIIGSSPSLARVLDQIGTVAPSDATVLLLGESGTGKELLARAIHEGSKRRERTFVRLNCSAIPMGLVESELFGHERGAFTGAIARKVGRFELAHQGTLFLDEIGDLPLELQPKLLRAVQEREFERLGSSRTLSVDVRLIAATHRNLARMVEQGTFREDLFYRLNVFPIQVPPLRERRADIPTLVSYFTQKFAKAMDKRIEHIPPEAMAVLVDWPWPGNIREMQNLIERSVILSPGPDLRIPLGEMVQGRGPRAASPEATLEELERQGIREALEASGWVVSAAADRLGLKRTTLHSKMRKLGLHRPR from the coding sequence ATGATGGTGCCCCTTTCCCCGGGCGGGGTTTCGCCCAGGCGGCGCGCGTGGTTGGCCCGGGCCCGCCGGAGCGCCGCGCGTCTGGGCGAGCTGCGGAGCCGGGTGGAGCGGCTGGAGGCCGAACGGGACCGGCAGACCCTGGTGCTCCATATCAATCACCTGCTCCTGGAGCATCTGGATCCGGAGGGACTGTTCGTGGCCATCTCCTCGGCCCTGCAGGAGCGGGTCCACCACGATTTCATCGCCCTCACGGCCGTGAACGACGACCTCTCCCAGGAGCGGCTCCGGCTCCTGGATCTGCCCGCCATGCGGGGGCAGTACACCGTGGGCGAGGAGATTCCCGAATTCCTGCCGGTGGCCAGCAAGGCCCTGAACACGGGCAAGGTGGACATCCTGGGCCCGGACCGCATCGCCACCATCCAGCCGCCGGCCCTGGCGCGGCTCATGGAGCGGGAGGGCATCGCGGCCACCTGCCACCTGCCCCTGCTTTCGCGGCACCGGATCCTGGGTGTCCTGAGCTTCGGCAGCCGGAAGGAGGGCACCTTCACGGGGGAGCTGCTGATCCTCCTGGAGGAAGTGGCCCGGCTGGTGGCCGTGGCCCTGGACAACGCCCTCACCTTCCAGGGCATCCGCTCCAACCGGGACAAGCTGGAGGAGGAGAAGCAGTACCTGGAGGAGGAGGTGCGGGGGACCTTCGCCACCCGGGAGATCATCGGTTCCAGCCCCTCCCTGGCGCGGGTGCTGGACCAGATCGGCACCGTGGCGCCCTCGGACGCCACGGTGCTCCTGCTGGGGGAATCGGGCACGGGGAAGGAGCTCCTGGCCCGGGCCATCCACGAGGGCAGCAAGCGCCGGGAGCGGACCTTCGTGCGGCTCAACTGCTCGGCCATCCCCATGGGCCTGGTGGAGAGCGAGCTGTTCGGCCATGAGCGGGGGGCCTTCACCGGGGCCATCGCCCGGAAGGTGGGGCGCTTCGAACTGGCCCACCAGGGCACGCTCTTCCTGGACGAGATCGGGGACCTGCCCCTGGAGCTCCAGCCCAAGCTGCTGCGGGCGGTGCAGGAACGGGAATTCGAGCGGCTGGGCAGCAGCCGCACCCTTTCCGTGGACGTGCGGCTCATCGCGGCCACCCACCGGAACCTGGCCCGCATGGTGGAACAGGGCACCTTCCGGGAGGACCTCTTCTACCGCCTGAACGTCTTCCCCATCCAGGTGCCCCCCCTGCGGGAGCGCCGGGCGGACATCCCGACCCTGGTGAGCTACTTCACCCAGAAATTCGCCAAGGCCATGGACAAGCGCATCGAGCACATCCCCCCGGAGGCCATGGCCGTCCTGGTGGACTGGCCCTGGCCGGGCAATATCCGGGAGATGCAGAACCTCATCGAGCGCTCGGTGATCCTCAGCCCCGGCCCGGACCTGCGGATCCCCCTGGGGGAGATGGTCCAGGGCCGGGGCCCCCGGGCCGCCTCCCCGGAGGCGACCCTGGAGGAACTGGAGCGCCAGGGCATCCGGGAGGCGCTGGAGGCCTCGGGGTGGGTGGTGAGCGCCGCCGCGGACCGGCTGGGCCTCAAGCGGACCACCCTCCATTCCAAGATGCGCAAGCTGGGCCTCCACCGCCCCCGCTGA
- a CDS encoding cation:proton antiporter, with protein sequence MTHAILPTIALGLLAAFVLALLLARLKIPSIVGYLLAGILVGPHTPGFVGNSAAAGELAEVGVILLMFGVGLHFSLQDLRKVWKIAVPGALLQILVATLLGTWLATAWGWPFASGLVFGLSLSCASTVVLLKALDSRGLAKVPQGHIAIGWLLVEDIVCVVVLLLLPTLAAMQGVQGSAGSSLVTVGKLVLAALLKITLLATLMLFAGTRGVRWLLHEVLRHNSSELFNLAIVGISVGLAFLVSVLFNVSFALGAFLAGALVNGQPISHRILNNIQPLQDTFSVLFFVSVGMLFDPAVLLHHPVKVLAVLGIILCGKSLAAFLLMRLMRFGNRPALVVSAGLAQIGEFSFILASLAMSVGLLSPEGYQLIIAGSILSIALNPSLFAGATPAEA encoded by the coding sequence ATGACCCACGCCATCCTACCCACCATCGCCCTGGGCCTCCTGGCCGCCTTCGTCCTGGCCCTCCTCCTGGCCCGCCTCAAGATCCCCAGCATCGTCGGCTACCTGCTGGCCGGCATCCTCGTGGGCCCCCACACCCCCGGCTTCGTGGGCAACAGCGCCGCCGCGGGCGAACTGGCCGAGGTGGGCGTCATCCTCCTCATGTTCGGCGTCGGCCTGCACTTCTCCCTGCAGGACCTGCGCAAGGTCTGGAAGATCGCCGTGCCCGGCGCCCTGCTCCAGATCCTCGTGGCCACCCTCCTGGGGACCTGGCTGGCCACGGCCTGGGGCTGGCCCTTCGCCTCGGGCCTGGTCTTCGGCCTCAGCCTCTCCTGCGCCAGCACCGTGGTCCTGCTCAAGGCCCTGGATTCCCGGGGCCTCGCCAAGGTCCCCCAGGGCCACATCGCCATCGGCTGGCTGCTGGTGGAGGACATCGTATGCGTGGTGGTGCTCCTGCTGCTCCCCACCCTCGCCGCCATGCAGGGCGTCCAGGGAAGCGCCGGTTCCTCCCTGGTGACCGTGGGCAAGCTGGTGCTGGCCGCCCTCCTGAAGATCACCCTGCTGGCCACCCTCATGCTCTTCGCCGGCACCCGGGGCGTGCGCTGGCTGCTCCACGAAGTGCTCCGCCACAATTCCAGCGAACTCTTCAACCTGGCCATCGTCGGCATCTCCGTGGGCCTGGCCTTCCTGGTGTCCGTCCTCTTCAACGTCAGCTTCGCCCTGGGCGCCTTCCTCGCCGGCGCCCTGGTCAACGGCCAGCCCATCAGCCACCGCATCCTCAACAACATCCAGCCCCTCCAGGACACCTTCTCGGTGCTGTTCTTCGTGTCCGTGGGCATGCTCTTCGACCCCGCCGTGCTCCTCCACCACCCCGTCAAGGTGCTGGCGGTGCTGGGCATCATCCTCTGCGGCAAGTCCTTGGCCGCCTTCCTCCTCATGCGCCTGATGCGCTTCGGCAACCGCCCCGCCCTCGTCGTCTCCGCCGGCCTGGCCCAGATCGGCGAATTCTCCTTCATCCTCGCCAGCCTCGCCATGTCCGTCGGACTCCTGTCCCCGGAGGGCTACCAGCTCATCATCGCGGGATCGATCCTGTCCATCGCGCTGAACCCCAGCCTCTTCGCCGGGGCGACGCCGGCGGAGGCCTGA
- a CDS encoding TlpA family protein disulfide reductase has product MRTLAAVVCLGPALFAAKAPSPDAQALIKAVRARNEAFTKALTVHLGAGKPYTSFTFDLQPDIDACAARLKREKRPEMRMALGLALCAYKSMKPVQANTLDPEDLALLKTVPMDSPLWALYPQGPLFLARDFKSPADMSAFLERFTERATVPELRQSLLVNAFYAAHSGGDEAAWKKALARLEKEFPKAKITAEIRSYATVRINVGKPAPAFKVRTLDGNGEVLTLESFKGKYLLMDFWATWCVPCKEAMPTLHKVHAAYKDKGLEMLSVADDKSAEVVQAYRKNPATPMPWHNVVVVFDSKSRTRDNPISEDYGIHQLPTLVLIGPDGKVLADDKALHGDLEAAVARFIGAGAPAVDFAALQKDLEAIAAKVRAAVQAHGEAKKPDPFQVDPAILGPLRERARKATGLLREALLVQEATFAPQLRLESAFKDQVLKEVKPSSEAWRVAPDAAPGLAQIWGDEAKPYVEALRAEGIPQVRAALFASDAYELLAKDPQAALATVAKAKALDPESQTVKMVEKMVQGELKTAIGSMAPAFRIENLEDPGKTYTLADFKGKYLLVDFWGTWCGWCVKELPTTHKVYAKFKDKGFEILSVAKEAKADAVIAFRKKPGFPMPWKHGLLHDTKEAADPMVTDFGVAGFPSLFLIGPDGKLLAKGGDLREENLEKTLEKFLR; this is encoded by the coding sequence ATGAGAACCCTCGCAGCCGTTGTCTGCCTTGGACCCGCCCTGTTCGCGGCCAAGGCCCCGTCCCCCGACGCCCAGGCCCTCATCAAGGCCGTGCGCGCCCGGAACGAAGCCTTCACCAAGGCCCTCACGGTCCATTTGGGTGCGGGCAAGCCCTACACCTCCTTCACCTTCGACCTCCAGCCCGACATCGACGCCTGCGCCGCCCGGCTCAAGCGGGAGAAGCGGCCCGAGATGCGCATGGCCCTGGGCCTGGCCCTGTGCGCCTACAAGAGCATGAAGCCGGTCCAAGCGAACACCCTCGATCCCGAGGACCTGGCCCTCCTGAAGACGGTGCCCATGGACTCCCCCCTCTGGGCCCTCTACCCTCAGGGGCCCCTGTTCCTGGCCCGGGACTTCAAGTCGCCCGCCGACATGAGCGCCTTCCTGGAACGGTTCACCGAGCGGGCCACGGTGCCCGAACTGCGCCAGTCCCTCCTGGTGAATGCCTTCTACGCGGCCCATTCCGGTGGGGACGAGGCGGCCTGGAAGAAGGCCCTGGCGCGCCTGGAGAAGGAATTCCCCAAGGCGAAGATCACGGCCGAGATCAGGTCCTACGCCACGGTCCGCATCAACGTCGGCAAGCCCGCGCCGGCGTTCAAGGTGCGCACCCTCGACGGGAACGGGGAGGTCCTGACCCTGGAGAGCTTCAAGGGCAAGTACCTCCTCATGGATTTCTGGGCCACCTGGTGCGTTCCCTGCAAGGAGGCGATGCCCACCCTCCACAAGGTCCACGCGGCCTACAAGGACAAGGGCCTGGAAATGCTCAGCGTGGCCGACGACAAGAGCGCGGAGGTGGTCCAGGCCTACCGGAAGAACCCCGCGACGCCCATGCCCTGGCACAACGTCGTGGTGGTGTTCGACTCCAAGAGCCGCACCCGGGACAACCCCATCTCCGAGGATTACGGGATCCATCAGCTGCCGACCCTGGTGCTCATCGGCCCCGACGGCAAGGTCCTGGCCGACGACAAGGCCCTCCACGGGGACCTGGAGGCCGCGGTGGCCAGGTTCATCGGCGCCGGGGCCCCGGCGGTCGACTTCGCGGCCCTCCAGAAGGACCTGGAGGCCATCGCCGCCAAGGTCAGGGCCGCGGTCCAGGCCCACGGGGAAGCCAAGAAGCCCGACCCGTTCCAGGTCGATCCCGCGATCCTGGGACCCCTCCGGGAACGGGCGCGGAAGGCCACCGGGCTGCTCAGGGAAGCCCTCCTGGTCCAGGAGGCCACCTTCGCGCCCCAGCTGCGCCTGGAATCGGCCTTCAAGGACCAGGTGCTCAAGGAGGTCAAGCCCTCCTCGGAGGCCTGGAGGGTCGCCCCCGACGCCGCGCCCGGCCTGGCCCAGATCTGGGGGGACGAGGCCAAGCCCTACGTGGAGGCCCTGCGCGCCGAAGGCATTCCCCAGGTCCGGGCCGCCCTGTTCGCCTCGGACGCCTATGAGCTCCTCGCCAAGGACCCCCAGGCCGCCCTGGCCACCGTCGCCAAGGCCAAGGCCCTGGATCCGGAATCCCAGACCGTGAAGATGGTGGAAAAGATGGTCCAGGGGGAACTGAAGACCGCCATCGGCAGCATGGCTCCCGCCTTCCGGATCGAGAACCTGGAGGATCCGGGCAAGACGTACACCCTCGCCGACTTCAAGGGCAAGTACCTGCTCGTGGACTTCTGGGGCACCTGGTGCGGCTGGTGCGTCAAGGAGCTGCCCACGACCCACAAGGTGTACGCGAAATTCAAGGACAAGGGCTTCGAGATCCTCTCCGTCGCCAAGGAGGCCAAGGCCGACGCGGTGATCGCCTTCCGGAAAAAGCCCGGGTTCCCGATGCCCTGGAAGCACGGCCTGCTCCACGACACGAAGGAGGCCGCCGATCCCATGGTGACGGATTTCGGGGTCGCCGGATTCCCCTCCCTCTTCCTGATCGGACCCGACGGGAAACTGCTCGCCAAGGGCGGCGACCTGCGTGAGGAGAACCTGGAAAAGACCCTGGAGAAATTCCTGCGCTGA
- a CDS encoding TonB-dependent receptor: MRAVLPRTGRSRLIALLIAASPTLVWAQTSPVGHLVGNIKSPDGKPVSHQLVRVATPRGNHEATTDAKGQFLVPNLVPGKVTVKVAVPGMVDIRTDIVITVNQTSTLNLQLRPQASAVVEVVAMAEALAVDPSQAKTGLMTNFDQINELPVVGNTSFDRVDQVIGLTPGANKFIIHGADEYQNSYQVDGVNVTDGNYGGRNAKMNNDFIDQVQVLTSGISARYGRFSGGVINVTTKSGTNEFQGTSRLEISNQKWNSRGKYPELYALFGMSPTPPEDAHHITQSYTFMGPILKDKLFFAFGYQGQSPVPTYHTKTTSLNFGGVPYSYTQDETRKDAKLDWNITTSHRLFTQFNETETNWLNLSAPDGNSTSLATLDGRRRTKKGLWSLGYTGQLSETLLLDAKYNDSYSKSGGSGDGSTGGATVPTWYDYLSRDILDNGTNAGSRVESHMKMAAASVTKFLDAAGQHQIEAGFQGYTYTHEAAAGKYPSGYFITFYGYRDGDRPATSALSNRNLVAGNVVETSLDWYQPVEGKVDTHVNSLYINDAWTFDTHWWFNLGLRYDRYKSTSTPEGNRFEFDAFTPRFSATYDFKGDKAHQLTLSAAEYAGAVLQGQLGAASVSQTPVQRQYVYVGTGGGAQGTGADALTANGQINWAAWGNGAGGTGQANPVFTKDPITNRNVFVDPNLKAPRVRELTLGYRHEAPGRAFTATFVRRWNDRFLDDFWYGNGMGPGVAKVIITNDPNGKSNYTGLEVTWNQQVTERLSYNANFTWSRTLGNASETLNGSTSEANNFGGGISSEALNPYGPIPSVDMPLSGNFSASYTQPVGKGRANAGLMATYRGRSAAGFKTGMDLTPGALVAQGYAATFTRTFAALGVDHQPASFTLDLQMGFEQPVYRKATVFAKVNINNLLNWMPVMNILHYGMGMGGVYTPQAPYDGMTSAYQTGRSVQLVTVFKF, from the coding sequence ATGAGAGCCGTCCTCCCCCGTACCGGCAGGTCCCGTCTCATTGCCCTGCTCATCGCCGCTTCCCCCACCCTGGTCTGGGCGCAGACCAGCCCCGTCGGCCACCTGGTCGGCAACATCAAGAGCCCCGACGGCAAGCCCGTCAGCCATCAGCTGGTGCGCGTCGCCACACCCCGGGGCAACCACGAAGCCACCACCGACGCCAAGGGCCAGTTCCTGGTCCCCAACCTGGTGCCCGGCAAGGTCACCGTGAAGGTGGCCGTTCCCGGCATGGTGGATATCCGCACCGATATCGTGATCACCGTGAACCAAACCTCGACCCTCAACCTCCAGCTGCGGCCCCAGGCCAGCGCGGTGGTGGAGGTGGTGGCCATGGCCGAAGCCCTGGCCGTGGACCCCAGCCAGGCCAAGACGGGGCTCATGACCAACTTCGACCAGATCAATGAATTGCCTGTGGTGGGCAACACCAGCTTCGACCGGGTGGACCAGGTCATCGGGCTCACTCCGGGCGCAAATAAATTCATCATCCACGGCGCGGACGAATACCAGAACAGCTACCAGGTGGATGGCGTCAATGTCACGGACGGCAACTACGGCGGGCGCAACGCGAAGATGAACAATGACTTCATCGACCAGGTGCAGGTGCTCACCTCGGGCATCTCCGCCCGTTACGGGCGCTTTTCCGGCGGCGTCATCAATGTGACGACCAAGAGCGGCACCAACGAATTCCAGGGCACCAGCCGGCTGGAGATCAGCAACCAGAAATGGAACAGCCGGGGCAAGTACCCGGAACTTTATGCGCTGTTCGGGATGAGCCCCACACCGCCCGAGGACGCCCACCACATCACCCAGAGCTACACCTTCATGGGGCCCATCCTCAAGGACAAGCTCTTCTTCGCCTTCGGGTACCAGGGGCAGTCCCCCGTGCCCACGTACCACACGAAGACCACGTCCCTCAACTTCGGCGGCGTTCCCTACAGCTACACGCAGGATGAGACCCGCAAGGACGCCAAGCTGGACTGGAACATCACCACCTCCCACCGCCTCTTCACCCAATTCAACGAGACCGAAACCAACTGGCTGAACCTCTCGGCCCCGGATGGCAATTCCACCTCCCTCGCGACCCTGGACGGACGGCGCCGCACCAAGAAGGGCTTGTGGTCCCTGGGCTACACGGGCCAGCTGTCGGAGACCCTCCTGCTCGACGCCAAGTACAATGACTCGTACAGCAAGTCGGGCGGATCCGGCGACGGCTCCACGGGCGGCGCCACCGTGCCCACCTGGTACGACTACCTCAGCCGGGACATCCTGGACAACGGCACCAATGCCGGTTCCCGGGTCGAATCGCACATGAAGATGGCCGCCGCGAGCGTCACCAAGTTCCTGGACGCCGCCGGCCAGCACCAGATCGAGGCCGGCTTCCAGGGGTACACGTACACCCACGAGGCGGCCGCCGGCAAGTACCCCTCGGGGTACTTCATCACGTTCTACGGCTACCGGGATGGGGACCGCCCGGCCACCTCCGCCCTTTCCAACCGCAACCTGGTGGCCGGCAACGTGGTGGAGACCAGCCTGGACTGGTACCAGCCCGTGGAGGGGAAGGTGGACACCCACGTGAACTCCCTCTACATCAATGACGCCTGGACCTTCGACACCCATTGGTGGTTCAACCTGGGCCTGCGCTACGACCGCTACAAGAGCACCAGCACCCCCGAGGGCAACCGCTTCGAGTTCGACGCCTTCACGCCGCGCTTCTCGGCCACCTACGACTTCAAGGGGGACAAGGCCCACCAGCTGACCCTCAGCGCCGCCGAATACGCGGGCGCCGTTCTGCAGGGCCAGCTGGGCGCCGCTTCCGTTTCCCAAACACCGGTCCAGCGGCAGTATGTCTATGTGGGCACGGGCGGCGGGGCCCAGGGCACGGGCGCCGACGCCCTCACGGCCAACGGCCAGATCAACTGGGCGGCCTGGGGCAACGGGGCCGGAGGCACGGGGCAGGCCAACCCCGTGTTCACCAAGGACCCCATCACCAATCGCAATGTATTCGTCGATCCCAACCTCAAGGCCCCCCGGGTGAGGGAACTGACCCTGGGTTACCGGCATGAGGCGCCGGGACGCGCCTTCACCGCGACCTTCGTCCGCCGCTGGAATGACCGGTTCCTGGACGATTTCTGGTACGGCAACGGCATGGGCCCCGGCGTCGCCAAGGTGATCATCACCAACGATCCCAACGGCAAATCCAACTACACCGGCCTGGAGGTCACCTGGAACCAACAGGTGACCGAGCGCCTCAGCTACAACGCGAATTTCACCTGGTCCCGCACCCTCGGCAACGCCAGCGAGACCCTCAACGGCTCCACCTCCGAAGCCAACAACTTCGGCGGCGGCATCTCCTCCGAGGCGCTCAATCCCTACGGCCCCATCCCCAGCGTGGACATGCCCCTCTCCGGGAATTTCTCCGCGTCCTACACGCAGCCGGTGGGCAAGGGCAGGGCCAACGCCGGACTGATGGCCACCTACCGGGGCCGGTCCGCGGCCGGATTCAAGACCGGTATGGACCTGACCCCCGGCGCCCTCGTCGCCCAGGGCTACGCCGCCACCTTCACCCGCACCTTCGCCGCCCTGGGCGTGGACCACCAGCCCGCCTCCTTCACCCTCGATCTGCAGATGGGCTTCGAACAGCCGGTCTACCGCAAGGCCACGGTCTTCGCGAAGGTGAACATCAACAACCTGCTCAATTGGATGCCCGTCATGAACATCCTGCACTACGGCATGGGCATGGGCGGGGTCTACACGCCCCAGGCACCCTATGACGGCATGACCAGCGCCTATCAAACCGGGCGCTCCGTCCAACTGGTGACGGTCTTCAAGTTCTAG
- a CDS encoding aminotransferase-like domain-containing protein — MRARELSLALVEAPGATLGQRIALTLQKAILEGRLPPGTALPGSRVLAEQLDVSRRTIILALEELEAQGWLVTQPNCGTFVATELPSGEKGRPVTLPTTRVGFDLPSLLRPMSTALDGSLLLEDGAADPRLAPAEELARGYQRALRRDGARLLEDRDPLGTPLLRETVAAWISERHGVRVTADRVLITRGSRGALAMVAASLFKPGSLAAVENPGHRGAWEILQQAAKLHLRPVPVDADGLIPAALEELLKRERIHLLYLTPRRQFPTTATLAPERKAEILRLAAEYRVAVLEDDYDGEIHYGEVRPEPLLAVDQTGQVLHIGSLSRLLAPGLKLGYLVIPQPLVPFLARIKRTLGEQGDPVLEWAVADLIRDGNLARHLRKMRKVYAARRDFLVGRLRSGLGDALEVQAPLGGMSLWLRGREGVEVEAWIQAVRTKGLVLNPPSRFYLGEPGQGFRMGFAQVDETELEAAVRRLEAARAGAARPR; from the coding sequence TTGCGCGCCCGTGAACTCTCCCTTGCCCTCGTGGAGGCCCCCGGCGCGACCCTGGGCCAACGCATCGCCCTGACCCTGCAGAAGGCCATCCTGGAAGGACGCCTGCCGCCCGGCACCGCCCTGCCCGGGTCCCGGGTCCTGGCCGAGCAACTGGACGTCAGCCGGCGGACCATCATTCTCGCCCTCGAGGAATTGGAGGCCCAGGGCTGGCTTGTCACCCAACCCAATTGCGGGACCTTCGTGGCGACGGAGCTGCCCTCGGGCGAGAAGGGGCGTCCGGTCACCCTCCCGACGACCCGGGTGGGCTTCGACCTGCCCAGCCTCCTGCGGCCCATGTCCACGGCCCTGGACGGCAGCCTCCTCCTGGAGGACGGGGCCGCCGATCCCCGCCTCGCCCCGGCCGAGGAACTGGCCCGGGGCTACCAGCGGGCGCTGCGGCGGGATGGAGCCCGGTTGCTGGAGGACCGGGACCCCCTGGGCACGCCCCTGCTCCGCGAAACGGTGGCCGCCTGGATCTCGGAGCGCCACGGCGTGCGGGTGACCGCCGACCGCGTGCTCATCACCCGGGGAAGCCGGGGCGCGCTGGCCATGGTGGCCGCCAGCCTGTTCAAACCCGGAAGCCTGGCGGCGGTGGAGAACCCCGGCCACCGGGGGGCCTGGGAGATCCTCCAGCAGGCCGCCAAGCTCCACCTCCGGCCCGTGCCGGTGGACGCCGACGGGCTGATTCCCGCGGCCCTGGAGGAACTGCTGAAGCGGGAGCGGATCCACCTGCTGTACCTCACCCCCCGCCGCCAGTTCCCCACCACCGCCACCCTGGCGCCCGAGCGCAAGGCCGAGATCCTTCGTCTGGCCGCCGAATACCGGGTCGCGGTCCTGGAGGACGACTATGACGGGGAGATCCACTATGGCGAGGTGCGTCCCGAGCCTCTGCTGGCCGTGGACCAGACGGGCCAGGTGCTCCACATCGGATCGCTGTCCCGCCTCCTGGCTCCCGGCCTGAAGCTGGGCTACCTGGTCATTCCGCAGCCTCTCGTGCCCTTCCTGGCCCGCATCAAGCGCACCCTGGGGGAGCAGGGCGACCCGGTGCTGGAATGGGCCGTGGCGGACCTCATCCGGGACGGGAACCTGGCCCGGCACCTGCGGAAGATGCGCAAGGTCTACGCCGCCCGCCGGGACTTCCTGGTGGGAAGGCTGCGAAGCGGGCTGGGGGACGCGCTGGAGGTCCAGGCCCCCCTGGGGGGCATGAGCCTCTGGCTCCGGGGAAGGGAAGGGGTCGAGGTGGAGGCCTGGATCCAGGCGGTGCGGACGAAGGGCCTCGTGCTGAATCCCCCCTCGCGGTTCTACCTGGGCGAGCCCGGGCAGGGCTTCCGCATGGGCTTTGCCCAGGTGGACGAAACGGAATTGGAGGCGGCGGTCCGGCGCCTGGAGGCCGCCCGCGCCGGGGCCGCGAGGCCCCGGTGA